AACTACTTCAAGACCACCCACGCCGCGGCCAGCAAGGGCGTCAGCCTGGCGCAGCAGATCGAGCAGCGCGAGACGCTGGCGATCCAGTACACCATCGAGTTGCGCAAGATGCTCAACGAGGTGCCGGTGCATGACGGCGTGCGCGAATTCCTGTTCCACGTCTGGGCCGATGTGCTGGCCACGGCCGCGGTCAAGTCCGGCCAGGGCAGCGAGGCCACCAAGCTGATGCAGCGCGCTGCCGCCGATCTGATCTGGCTGGCCAGTGCCAAGGTGTCGCGCGAAGAGCGCTCCGAAGCCATCCGCCGCCTGCCGCCGCTGTTGAAGAAGCTGCGCGAAGGCATGGGCTCGGCCGGTGTGCCGCAGGTCAAGCAGGACGAATACATCCAGGCGCTCAACAACTCGCTGGCCGCCGCCTTCTCGGCACGCACCGCGACGATCCCGACCGAGCGGCTCGAAGAGCTGATGATGCAGCTCGAGACCATCGAGGAACTGCTGCCCGATGCCGAGAACTTCGAGATCGACGAGTCGATGGTGCGCGACCTGTCAGGCCACGAGGATGGCGACATGGAAGTGGTCGCCGAAGGCGGGTCGATGCCCACGCCTGCCATGCTGGCCTGGACCGGCAACCTGCAGGTCGGCTCCTGGTTCAAGCTCGATTACCGTGGCCGTGTCGATCCGGTGCAGATGGCCTGGCAAGGCATGCGCAAGCAGTTCTGCCTGTTCGTGACGCCGACCGGCCGCGGCATCATGTTCCAGAAGCACCGCTTGGCTTCGTTCCTGCAAGCGGGTTTGCTGGTGCCGGTCGAGGAAGAGTCCCTGACCGTGCGCGCCACGCGCGACGCGCTGGCCAAGCTCGACGCCGACCCGGATCGCCTGCTGCATTGACGTCAGGCCTTCCGACAGGCGGGCCGCCGCCGGTCAGTGGATCAGGCGGTCTTCCGCGTCGACGAAGAGTTCGTCCAGGATGAGGGCGTCCGGTTCTTCGCCGAGGCTCCAGAACACCATCAGCACGATGATCTTGAGGTCTTCGAGCGCAACCGGGCCGCCACCGAGGGCCATCGCCCGATCGACCGCGATTTCACGCATGGCCGGCGGCAGCACGCCGGCCGACTCGAGGAAGCTGATGAACGCGATCGATGCGAGGCCCAGGTGGTCCTGTTCGCTCGGCGAATAGACCCGCAACGAAAGCTCGCTCTGGGTGCCGATGTGCGATTCGGCGGCGCCCGCCAGGCCGTCGAGCCAGGTCAGTGCGTCGGCGATCTCTTCGCTCTCGAAGCCGACGGCAGAGAGCTTCTTCGACAGCTGGTCGTGATCCGGACAGGCGTCCGGACGCCAGTAATTTTCGTAGAGGTATACGAGCACGTCGAACATGAAGTGACTATACCCCAGGGCTGTCGGCGCAACGGTCGCGCCACCCGTGTGCGCTGTCACATTTCAGTTCATGCCTGCGCCCGGCGCTGGAACAGCTGCCCCGGCAGGCGCACGACCTGGCCGCTCAATTCGAGATCGAGCAGGTGCACGTTGAGTTCGGCGGTCGCCCAGCCCGTGCGCGCCTGCAGCACGTCCAGGGTGGCGGCGCTCCAGCCCAGGGCCAGCAGGATCGGGTCGTCGACGTCATCAGGGGGCGGGTTGGCGTCGTCGGGTTGCTCTGCGGCCGGTTCCGCGTGTGCAGGGCCGGTGCTGACTGCCGCTGCGGGGACGGCCAGATGGAGTTCTTCGAGCACGTCCTGCGTGCTCTCGACCAGCTTGGCGCCCTGGCGGATCAGGGCGTGACAGCCGCGTGACTGCGGGTTGTGGATCGAGCCGGGGATGGCGAACACCTCGCGGCCGAATTCCGATGCGAGCCGCGCCGTGATCAGCGAACCCGATTTCAGCGCCGCCTCGACCACCAGCGTGCCCATGCCCAGGCCGGCGATCAGGCGGTTGCGCAGCGGGAAGTGGGCCGCCAGCGGTGGCGTGCCGATGGAGAACTCGCTCAGCAGCAGGCCGCGATCGGCGATCTCGCGCGCCAGTTTCAGATGGGCGCGCGGGTAGACCCGATCCAGCCCGGTGCCGACCAGTGCGATCGTGCTGCCGGTGCCGCCCAGTGCGCCTTCGTGGGCGGCTCCGTCGATGCCCGCGGCCAGGCCGGACACGATGGTCAGGCCGGTCCGGCTGAGCGAGGCCGCGAACGCGCGGGCGTTGTCGGTGCCCTCGGGTGTCGGGTGGCGGCTGCCGACGATCGCCAGCGCCGGGCGTTGCAGCAAGTCGAGCTTGCCCTGTGCGTAGAGCAGCAGCGGCGGGTCGGGCAGATTCAGCCAGATCGAGGGATAGGCGGGGTCTGCCAGGGTCAGGATCCGGCGCCCGGGTTCGCCAGTCAGCCACGCGGCGGTGCGCTCCACCAGCAACGCCAGGCCCTCGGGGGCCTGCTCGAGCTTGGCGGCGGTCGCCTTGTCGATCACGCCGGCGCGGGCCGACACGCTGGCCGAGAGCACCGCTTGCGGGCTGCCGAACGCCGCCAGCAGCCGGCGTGCACTCTGGCGGCCGACGCCGGGTGTCTCGAGCAGTTGCAGCCAGGCGGCCAGTTCGTCGCGATCCACGGGCGGGGGCGGTCAGGGCTGCGTGATGCGATCGCCTGCGCGGACGGGGGTCTCGGAGCTCAGGATCAGCCCGTAGGAGACCCGGTTGAAGACGCGGAAGATGAACAGGTTGCCATTGCGCTCGTCGGGCAGGCGCAACGCCTGGCGCTGCGGATCTTCGGCGTCGCGCACCAGCGAGCCGGTCCGCCAGATCGCCAGCACGTGGCCGGGTTCCATGCCGGTGGACTTGCCGCGGTTGACCGACACGATCTGGTTCTGCCCGGCATGCAGGCCGTCGCCGTAGATCGACACGACCAGCGCCTCCAGCGGTGCGGCGGGCGAGTGCGGCACGTACAGGCTGTCGTCTCGCGGCGGCGCGGCGGCCAGGCGGTCGCCCACGCCGGCCTCCTGGCGCAGCGACACCAGGTTGAAGGTGGCCGGCACGAGCTCGGTGGTGTTTTCGGCGCCGGGCTGGGTCCGGCCGGGCTGGATGTATTCGGCGCTGCCGACGAAGGCCGCTTCGTAGCCCAGCACCTCGCCGCTGGCCGGATCGTGCAGGGGTTTGGCCTGGCGGAAGACCTGCCAGTCGCGCCGTGGCGGCAGGTCGCCGCGCACGTAGGCGATGTCGCCACGGCCGAGCAGCACGCGGCCCTCGCGCCCGGCGACGATGCGTGGGGCGCTTTCGAGCTCGTTGCTGTCGAGCACCACGGCATCGTTGAGGAAGGGCTGGATCAGGTGCATCGCGATCGGCCCGATCGGGCCGCGATCGATGCCGGCGGCGCGCGCGCGTGGCGACAATTTCTGTGTGCCGCCCTCGACCGCGCGCCCCATTTCGAGGCGTGCCCGTCCGTTGCTCTTGACCAGCACCAGCAACTGGCCCGGATAGATCAGGTGCGGATTGCGGATCTGTTCGAGGTTCATGCCCCACAGTTCGGGCCAGCGCCACGGGCTGCGCAGGAAGATCTGCGAGATGTCCCAGAGCGTGTCGCCGCGCTTGACGGTGTAGCTGTCGGGGGCGTCGGGCGCCAGCTCGGACAAGGGCACGCCGGCCTGTGCCACCTGCCGGGCAGTGCTGCGCTGGCCCGCGGTAATCGGATAATCGGGAAAAGCCTGCGCCTGGCTGTCGAGCGCCACCGAACACAACGCAAGTCCGAGCAGGCCGCCGAGCAGCGCCGACAGCGGCTGCGAGCGGACGATGGGGGGGTGACGCAGGATCATGGGCCGCAGCTCCGTGGGTGCTGAACAGGCAGTCTGCCAGCGCCAGAGGAAATGAACCGCAGGCCTCGGCATGGCATCCGGACTTGCGCGAAAATCTTCATTCAGTTTCATAAATTCTGCCTCTAAACCCTTGATGCTGCAATGAAATCGGCAGCGCCATCGGACCCCTGTCATGAGCCTGTTACCCATCCTTCGCTACCCCGATCCGCGGCTCAACAAGATCGCCAGGCCGGTGATCCAAGTCGACGAGCGTATCCGCCAACTGGTCTCCGACATGTTCGAAACCATGTACGAGGCACGCGGAATCGGCTTGGCCGCCACACAGGTCGACGTGCATGAGCGCGTGATCGTGATCGACGTCTCCGAAGAGCGCAACGACCCGCTGGTGCTGATCAATCCGCGCATCGTCGCGGCCAGCGAGGAAATGATGGTCGGCGACGAAGGCTGCCTGTCGGTGCCGACCATCTACGACCGCGTCGAGCGGCATGCGCAGGTGCAGGTCGAGGCGCTCGACCGCAACGGCCAGCGCTACGAGTTCGAGGCCGACGGCCTGCTGTCGGTGTGCGTGCAGCACGAGATGGATCACCTGCTCGGCAAGGTGTTCGTCGAATACCTGTCGCCGCTCAAGCGCAATCGCATCCGCAGCAAGATGATCAAACGGGGTCGCGACGACGGCGAGTCGGCATGACGAGTCTGCGGGTCGCGTTTGCCGGCACGCCGGAGTTCGCGCGTGCCGCCCTGGCGCGCATCCATGCAGCCGGCCACGACGTGCCGCTGGTGCTGACGCAGCCCGACCGGCCGGCCGGTCGTGGCATGAAGCTGCAGGCCTCGCCGGTCAAGCAGCTGGCGCTCGATCTCGGTGTGCCGGTCGCCCAGCCCATGAGCCTGCGGCTCGACGGCAAGTACCCGGCCGAGGCGGCGGCTGCGCAGGCTGCGCTGCTGGCGGCGCAGATCGACGTGATGGTGGTGGCCGCCTACGGCCTGATCCTGCCGGCCTGGGTGCTCGAACTGCCACGCCTGGGCTGCCTGAACATCCACGCCTCGCTGCTGCCGCGCTGGCGCGGCGCGGCGCCGATCCACCGCGCCATCGAGGCCGGTGACACGCAGACCGGCATCACGCTGATGCAGATGGACCAGGGCCTCGACACCGGCGCGATGCTGCTGACCGCCGTCGAGCCGATCGGCCCGGCCGACACCACCGCGAGCCTGCACGACCGGCTCGCCGTGCTGGGCGCCGAGCTGGTGCTGCAGGCGCTCGACGCCGCGGCCGCCGGCACCTTGCAGCCGGTGGTGCAGCCGCTCGAAGGCGTGACCTACGCCCACAAGATCGACAAGCGCGAGGCGCCGATCGACTGGTCGCTGCCGGCGGCCGTGATCGAGCGTCGGGTGCGTGCCTTCGATCCGTTTCCCGGCGCCACCTTCAGCCTGGGCGGCGACACGCTCAAGCTCTGGTCGGCGCAGGTGGTCGACCTGCCGGCCGGTCACGGTCATGCCGCCGGCGAGGTGATCTCGACCGAGGGCGGCACGCCGCTCGTCGCCTGCGGCGAGGGCGCCCTGGCCTTGACGCAATTGCAACGGGCCGGCGGCAAGCGGCTGAGCGGGCGCGACTATCTGCAGGCCCGGCCGGTCGTGGTCGGCGTGCGGGCCGGTTGACGCCGGGGCCGTGCGGCGCGGCACTGTCTCAAGTCGGCCCGTCCGTGTGCCGATAAACCGGCAGAGCTGCTGCCCGTCCCCATCATGCGCATCCTGACTGTCCTTGCCCTCCTGCTTGCCAGCGTCCTCGTGGCGGGCTGCGATGCGCTCGGCATCGAGAGCACCACCGCCACGGCGGCCCGCAAGGAGGCCGACGGCATGGCCATCGGCAGCGCCTGCCGGCACGCCCTGCGCGCGATCGAGGACTGCTACACGCTCAATCCGAAGGCGGCCAAGGCGTCGGTCTACGCCGGCTGGCGCGAGATGGACGAATACATGCGCGAGAACAAGATCGAGGGCGTCGTCCCGGTGATCCCGCGCAAGTCGGCCAAGCCGGCCGCGCCGGCCTCGGCCCCGGACGGCGCCGAAACGTCCGATGCCGCTGGCGCCACCGGCGATGAGCGCCACGGCACCGCCCGGTCCGAGGCCGAGGCACCGCCTGCCGAGCCTGCTGCCCGCAGCAAGGCTCACAACAAGGTCGCGGCGCGCGAACTCACCACGCACTGAGCACGCCGCGCTGAATCGTCGGCGCGACCACGCGGCGGGCGCCGCGGCTGTCGTCGCGTCGTGGCGCGCCCGAAACCGCCCGGTGGGAGAATTGCGGGATGCCCCGCCTCGCCGCCCTGCGCCGCGCCTCCCGTGAACTGCTTGCCGACCCGCACTTGCGGCGCGGCGCGGCCGACATGCTGCCGATGCTGCCCGGCGTGGCCGCATGGGGTCTGGTGACCGGCGTGGCGATGGTCAAGAGCGGCCTGAGCGTGCCGCTGGCCCTGCTGATGACGCTGACCGTCTACGCCGGCACCTCGCAGCTCGCCGCCTTGCCGCTGATGGCGGTCGGCGCGCCGATGTGGGTGGTGCTGATGACGGGTTTTGTCGTCAACCTGCGGTTCCTGATCTACAGCGTGCACTGGCGCTGGTACTTCGGCGGCCTGCCGCGGTCGACGCGCCTGTGGCTCGGCTACCTGGCCGCCGACCTCAATTACGCCCTGTTCCTGAAGGCCTGGCCCGAGCCTCGGCCCGAACCCGGCCAGGTGCCGTATTTCATCGGCGGCGTGGCGGTGGTCTGGCTCGGCTGGCAGCTGCCGAGCTTCGTCGGCATCGTCGCGGCCGACGTCATCCCGCCGCAATGGGGGCTCGGATTTGCCGGCACGCTGGCGCTGATCGGGCTGACCTGCACGTTGCTGATCGATCGCGCCACCTGGGTCTGCGCCGCCGTCGCCGCATCGGCGGCCGTGGCGGCTTATGCCTTGCCGTACAAGCTGCACATCGTCGTCGCCGTGGCGGCGGCCGTGGCAGCCGGGCTGATGATGGATGGCCTGGGCGGCAAGGGCCGTGCGCTCGACGCCTTGCGCGCCTGGCGCGACCAGCGCGGGCGCGCCGGCTGAGCGGCACGCCGCTCACGCCTCGAAACTGGCCTCGTTCAACGTCAAGAATCATGGACACCTGGGAAGCCGCTCTCACCATCGTCGGCCTGGCCTTCATCACGCTGCTCACGCGCGGCCTGTTCCTGTATCCGCACAAGGAGTGGCCGCTGCCGCACTGGGCCAAGCGGGCGCTCAAGTACGCGCCGCTGGCTGCGCTGGTGGCCATCGTCGTGCCCGAGGTGCTGCTCACGCAGGGCCGGCTGCTCGGCACGCTGGCCGACGCGCGACTGCTCGGCGCCGTCGCCGGCGTGCTCTATTTCAGCTGGCGCCGCGGCATCCTCGGCACCATCGTGACCGGCATGCTCGTCTACCTGCCGCTGCGCATCGGCCTGGGCTGGTGAGCGAGCATCGGCGCCGGGCCCGTTCTCGTTTCTTCGTTCCTTCGTTCCCAACCAACCACCGTCAGACACCATGAAAATCCTGCGCCTTCAAGACCTCATCGCCGCCGGCCAGGTGGCCGGCCAGCGCGTGTTCATCCGCGCCGACCTCAACGTGCCGCAAGACGACGCCGGCCACATCACCGAAGACACCCGCATCCGCGCCTCGATCCCCTGCATCGAGATGGCGCTCAAAGCCGGCGCCGCGGTGATGGTCACCAGCCACCTGGGCCGCCCGACCGAGGGCGAGTTCAAGCCCGAGGATTCGCTCGCGCCGGTGGCCGCGCGCATGGGCGAGCTGATGGGCCGCGAGATCCCGGTGATCGCCAACTGGACCGACGGCGTCGAGGTCGCGCCCGGCCAGCTCGTGATGCTGGAAAACTGCCGCCTCAACAAGGGCGAGAAGAAGAACAACGAAGCGCTGGCGCAGAAGATGGCCGCGCTGTGCGACATCTTCGTGCACGACGCCTTCGGCACCGCGCACCGCGCCGAAGCCTCGACCTACGGCATCGCCCAGTTCGCCAAGATCGCCTGCGCCGGCCCGCTGCTGGCCGCCGAGATCGACGCCATCAGCCTGGCGCTGGCCAATCCGAAGCGCCCGCTGGTCGCCATCGTCGCCGGCAGCAAGGTCAGCACCAAGCTGACCATCCTGAAGGCGCTGTCGGCCAACGTCGACGGCCTGATCGTCGGCGGCGGCATTGCCAACACCTTCCTGCTGGCCGCGGGCCTGTCGATCGGCAAGAGCCTGGCCGAGCCCGACCTGGTCGGTGAAGCCCGCGCCGTGATCGACGCCATGAAGGCCCGCGGCGCGGCGGTGCCGATCCCTGTCGACGTGGTCTGCGCCAAGACCTTCTCGCCGACCGCCGAAGCCACCGTCAAGGCCGCCACCGACGTGGCCGACGACGACCTGATCCTCGACATCGGCCCGCAGACCGCCGCCATCCTGGCCGCGCAGCTGAAGGCCGCCGGCACCATCGTCTGGAACGGCCCGGTCGGCGTGTTCGAGTTCGACGCCTTCGCCCACGGCACCGAGACGCTGGCGCGCGCCATCGCCGAGAGCGACGCCTTCAGCATCGCCGGCGGCGGCGACACGCTGGCGGCGATCGCCAAGTACGGCATCGAAAAGGATGTCGGCTACATCTCGACCGGCGGTGGGGCTTTCCTGGAGGTGCTCGAAGGCAAGACGCTGCCGGCGTTCGAGATCCTGACGAAGCGCGCGGCGGGTTGATCGCCTGTTGCTCACAGGTCGGTTCCACCGACCTGTGACGCCAGCGAGGGCCGCCGAAAGGCGGCTTTTTTTCATCCTCGACCAAACGCCCTTGCTGCCTATCGTCTGGGCGTCTGTCCCGCCACGCGAGCAGCCTGCAGATGTGGCGTTTGTCGCAGTCCTCGTCGATTGCGACAACACAGCGCCGGATGTGCTGGAGCACGCGTTACGCGTGGTCGCGCAATTTGGACAGGTCGTGCTGCGGCGGGGGTATAGCAGTCACACGACGCTCGCCAACAAATGGCAGGAAGCGCTGGTGCGGCTGGCGTTCACGCCATGTCTGCAATTTCAATACGCGGCTGGCAAGAACACCTCGGACATTGCTTTGGCTCTGGACGCGTTGGAGGCGATGTTCGATCGCCGGTCAGACACCTTTTGTCTGGTGACCAGCGATTCGGATTTCGCGTATCTGGGCGGGCTGGGCCAGTACCTGAAGCGGACCGACCCGGCCTTTTCGCCGAAGACCGACGGGCACTGCGGACTGCTCGACATGCTGCGCACCTACGACCTGCTGGTGGTGCAGCAGGAGCCCGGTGGGCACTGGACTGTGCGGCTCGAGCCCAGGGCGGAAGGCGAAGAGGGCTGACAGGCCGCCGGCACCCTCGTCCATCCCGATATCGAGGCGCTTGTTGTGGGTTGAGTGATGCACACTCATCAACGAAGTCCGATCGATTCAGGAGCTTTTGATGACCGTTCCCGCCCTGATCTCTCTCTCGGCCGGCGATCTGGCACCGATCTGCCGGCGCCACGGCATCCACCGGCTGGCCGTGTTCGGCTCGCGGCTGAAGGGCACGGCTCGCGCAGACAGCGATCTGGATCTGCTGGTCGAATTCGAGCCGGGTCGCGTGCCCGGATTGCTGGGCCTGAGTGCGATCGAGATCGAGTTGACCGAGGCGCTGGGCGTCAAGGTCGATCTGCGCACCGCGCAGGACCTGAGTCCCTACTTCCGCGACGAAGTGCTCCGGCAGGCACAGGTGGCCTATGCAGGCTGACGACCGCATCCGGATTCGGCACATGGTCGATGCGGCCAACGCCGCTCGCGGCTTCCTGTCCGGTCGGCAGCGCGCCGACCTCGATACCGACCAGATGCTGCTGTTTGCCGTGGTGCGAGCCATCGAGATCATCGGCGAGGCTGCCGCGCGGGTCTCCCCGGAATGTCGTGCCGCCGTGCCGGGCGTGCCCTGGCCGGCCATCATCGGCATGCGCAATCGCATGGTGCATGCGTATTTCGACATCGACCACGATGTGGTGTGGCAGACGGTGCAGGTCGAACTGGCGCCGCTGATGTCGGTCTTGCAGGCCGCGTTGAATCGGCCTTGAATCAACGCCACGACACCGATCTGGCCTGAACCCTGCGCGAGGGGGCGCCACCCAACCTCACCTTTGACACCATGCCTCTTGCGCATGGCGTTCAGGCCTGGCCGGCATGAAGGCGGGCTAAGCGTTATCCCGGGCCCAGGGCGGGCATAACGGGGCTGTAATCTGCGCGACCTTTCGAAGATCACAGTCTCAGGAGACTCCGATGCCTGCCCTCACTCCCGCCGAACAGGCCCTGCGCGACGCTGCGCTCGAATATCACCGCTCGCCGGTGCGCGGCAAGATCGCCGTCACGCCGCTCAAGCCGCTGATGAACCAGCGCGACCTGTCGCTGGCCTATTCGCCGGGTGTCGCCTACGCCTGCCTGGCGATCCAGGACGATCCGTCGCTGGCGGCCGAATACACCTCGCGCGCCAACCTGGTCGGCGTGGTCACCAACGGCACCGCGGTGCTGGGCCTGGGCGACATCGGCCCGCTGGCGGGCAAGCCGGTGATGGAAGGCAAGGGCTGCCTGTTCAAGAAGTTCGCCGGCATCGACGTGTTCGACATCGAGCTGGCCGAGCGCGACCCCGACAAGCTGGTCGACATCATCGCCGCGCTGGAGCCGACGCTGGGCGGTGTCAACCTCGAGGACATCAAGGCGCCCGAGTGCTTCTACATCGAGAAGAAGCTGCGCGAGCGCATGAAGATCCCGGTCTTCCACGACGACCAGCACGGCACCGCGATCATCTCGGGCGCGGCGCTGCTCAACGGGCTGGAGCTGGTCGGCAAGCCGATCGGCGACGTCAAGCTGGTGGTGTCGGGCGCGGGTGCGGCGGCGATCGCCTGCCTCGACCTGATGGTCGGCCTGGGCGTTCGACTCGAGAACATCTACGTCTGCGACTCCAAGGGCGTGATCCGCGAGGGCCGCGCCGACGTGCAGGCCGGCAAGCTCGATGAATCGAAGCAGCGTTACTGCCAGCGCACCAACGCGGCCACGCTGGCCGACGTGATCCGCGGCGCCGACGTGTTCCTGGGCTGCTCGGCGCCGGGCGTGCTGACGCAGGACATGGTGGCCACGATGGGCGACAAGCCCATCATCCTGGCGCTGGCCAACCCCGAGCCGGAGATCCGCCCCGAGCTGGCGCGCGCCGCCAAGCCCGACTGCATCATGGCGACCGGCCGTTCTGACTACCCGAACCAGGTCAACAACGTCCTGTGTTTCCCGTACATCTTCCGGGGTGCACTCGACTGCGGCGCCACCACCATCAACGAGGCGATGAAGCTGGCCTGCGTGCGCGAGATCGCCGCGCTGGCCAAGGAAGAAACCAGCGACGAGGTGGCCGCCGCCTACGCCGGCCAGGAGCTGCAGTTCGGGCCCGAGTACATCATCCCCAAGCCCTTCGACGTGCGGCTGATCCTGCGCATCGCGCCGGCGGTGGCGAAGGCAGCGGCCGACTCGGGCGTGGCGGCGCGGCCGATCGCCGACCTGGAGGCCTACCGCGAGTCGCTGACCCGCTACGTCTACCAGACCGGCATGTTCATGCGCCCGGTGTTCGCCGCCGCCAAGCGCGCGCCGGCCCGGGTGGTCTACGCCGAAGGCGAGGACGAGCGCGTGCTGCGCGCGGTCCAGGTGGTGCTGGCCGAGGGCCTGGCCAAGCCGATCCTGGTCGGCCGGCCGAACGTGATCCAGATGCGCATCGAACGCGCCGGCCTGCGCCTGAAGGCCGGTGTCGATTTCGAGGTGGTCGATCCGGAAGACGATCCGCGTTTCCGCGCCTGCTGGGAGGAGTACCACCGCGTGATGGGCCGCGAGGGCGTGTCGGTCGAGGCCGCCAAGGCGGCGGTGCGGCGCTCGACCACGCTGATCTCGGCGCTGCTGCTCAAGCGCGGCGACGCCGACGCGATGCTGTGCGGCCTGCACGGCCGCTACGACAGCCACTTCGAGCACGTCAAGGCGGTGATCGGTGCGCGCCCCTGCACCCGCGTGATGGGCACGATGAACGCGCTGATGCTCGAGGAGCACAACCTCTTCA
This portion of the Leptothrix cholodnii SP-6 genome encodes:
- a CDS encoding NYN domain-containing protein, whose product is MLPIVWASVPPREQPADVAFVAVLVDCDNTAPDVLEHALRVVAQFGQVVLRRGYSSHTTLANKWQEALVRLAFTPCLQFQYAAGKNTSDIALALDALEAMFDRRSDTFCLVTSDSDFAYLGGLGQYLKRTDPAFSPKTDGHCGLLDMLRTYDLLVVQQEPGGHWTVRLEPRAEGEEG
- the dprA gene encoding DNA-processing protein DprA, yielding MDRDELAAWLQLLETPGVGRQSARRLLAAFGSPQAVLSASVSARAGVIDKATAAKLEQAPEGLALLVERTAAWLTGEPGRRILTLADPAYPSIWLNLPDPPLLLYAQGKLDLLQRPALAIVGSRHPTPEGTDNARAFAASLSRTGLTIVSGLAAGIDGAAHEGALGGTGSTIALVGTGLDRVYPRAHLKLAREIADRGLLLSEFSIGTPPLAAHFPLRNRLIAGLGMGTLVVEAALKSGSLITARLASEFGREVFAIPGSIHNPQSRGCHALIRQGAKLVESTQDVLEELHLAVPAAAVSTGPAHAEPAAEQPDDANPPPDDVDDPILLALGWSAATLDVLQARTGWATAELNVHLLDLELSGQVVRLPGQLFQRRAQA
- a CDS encoding LysM peptidoglycan-binding domain-containing protein, whose amino-acid sequence is MILRHPPIVRSQPLSALLGGLLGLALCSVALDSQAQAFPDYPITAGQRSTARQVAQAGVPLSELAPDAPDSYTVKRGDTLWDISQIFLRSPWRWPELWGMNLEQIRNPHLIYPGQLLVLVKSNGRARLEMGRAVEGGTQKLSPRARAAGIDRGPIGPIAMHLIQPFLNDAVVLDSNELESAPRIVAGREGRVLLGRGDIAYVRGDLPPRRDWQVFRQAKPLHDPASGEVLGYEAAFVGSAEYIQPGRTQPGAENTTELVPATFNLVSLRQEAGVGDRLAAAPPRDDSLYVPHSPAAPLEALVVSIYGDGLHAGQNQIVSVNRGKSTGMEPGHVLAIWRTGSLVRDAEDPQRQALRLPDERNGNLFIFRVFNRVSYGLILSSETPVRAGDRITQP
- the fmt gene encoding methionyl-tRNA formyltransferase — encoded protein: MRVAFAGTPEFARAALARIHAAGHDVPLVLTQPDRPAGRGMKLQASPVKQLALDLGVPVAQPMSLRLDGKYPAEAAAAQAALLAAQIDVMVVAAYGLILPAWVLELPRLGCLNIHASLLPRWRGAAPIHRAIEAGDTQTGITLMQMDQGLDTGAMLLTAVEPIGPADTTASLHDRLAVLGAELVLQALDAAAAGTLQPVVQPLEGVTYAHKIDKREAPIDWSLPAAVIERRVRAFDPFPGATFSLGGDTLKLWSAQVVDLPAGHGHAAGEVISTEGGTPLVACGEGALALTQLQRAGGKRLSGRDYLQARPVVVGVRAG
- a CDS encoding DUF86 domain-containing protein → MVDAANAARGFLSGRQRADLDTDQMLLFAVVRAIEIIGEAAARVSPECRAAVPGVPWPAIIGMRNRMVHAYFDIDHDVVWQTVQVELAPLMSVLQAALNRP
- a CDS encoding AzlD domain-containing protein, whose protein sequence is MDTWEAALTIVGLAFITLLTRGLFLYPHKEWPLPHWAKRALKYAPLAALVAIVVPEVLLTQGRLLGTLADARLLGAVAGVLYFSWRRGILGTIVTGMLVYLPLRIGLGW
- a CDS encoding nucleotidyltransferase family protein translates to MTVPALISLSAGDLAPICRRHGIHRLAVFGSRLKGTARADSDLDLLVEFEPGRVPGLLGLSAIEIELTEALGVKVDLRTAQDLSPYFRDEVLRQAQVAYAG
- a CDS encoding AzlC family ABC transporter permease is translated as MPRLAALRRASRELLADPHLRRGAADMLPMLPGVAAWGLVTGVAMVKSGLSVPLALLMTLTVYAGTSQLAALPLMAVGAPMWVVLMTGFVVNLRFLIYSVHWRWYFGGLPRSTRLWLGYLAADLNYALFLKAWPEPRPEPGQVPYFIGGVAVVWLGWQLPSFVGIVAADVIPPQWGLGFAGTLALIGLTCTLLIDRATWVCAAVAASAAVAAYALPYKLHIVVAVAAAVAAGLMMDGLGGKGRALDALRAWRDQRGRAG
- a CDS encoding phosphoglycerate kinase yields the protein MKILRLQDLIAAGQVAGQRVFIRADLNVPQDDAGHITEDTRIRASIPCIEMALKAGAAVMVTSHLGRPTEGEFKPEDSLAPVAARMGELMGREIPVIANWTDGVEVAPGQLVMLENCRLNKGEKKNNEALAQKMAALCDIFVHDAFGTAHRAEASTYGIAQFAKIACAGPLLAAEIDAISLALANPKRPLVAIVAGSKVSTKLTILKALSANVDGLIVGGGIANTFLLAAGLSIGKSLAEPDLVGEARAVIDAMKARGAAVPIPVDVVCAKTFSPTAEATVKAATDVADDDLILDIGPQTAAILAAQLKAAGTIVWNGPVGVFEFDAFAHGTETLARAIAESDAFSIAGGGDTLAAIAKYGIEKDVGYISTGGGAFLEVLEGKTLPAFEILTKRAAG
- the def gene encoding peptide deformylase — encoded protein: MSLLPILRYPDPRLNKIARPVIQVDERIRQLVSDMFETMYEARGIGLAATQVDVHERVIVIDVSEERNDPLVLINPRIVAASEEMMVGDEGCLSVPTIYDRVERHAQVQVEALDRNGQRYEFEADGLLSVCVQHEMDHLLGKVFVEYLSPLKRNRIRSKMIKRGRDDGESA
- a CDS encoding NADP-dependent malic enzyme, which translates into the protein MPALTPAEQALRDAALEYHRSPVRGKIAVTPLKPLMNQRDLSLAYSPGVAYACLAIQDDPSLAAEYTSRANLVGVVTNGTAVLGLGDIGPLAGKPVMEGKGCLFKKFAGIDVFDIELAERDPDKLVDIIAALEPTLGGVNLEDIKAPECFYIEKKLRERMKIPVFHDDQHGTAIISGAALLNGLELVGKPIGDVKLVVSGAGAAAIACLDLMVGLGVRLENIYVCDSKGVIREGRADVQAGKLDESKQRYCQRTNAATLADVIRGADVFLGCSAPGVLTQDMVATMGDKPIILALANPEPEIRPELARAAKPDCIMATGRSDYPNQVNNVLCFPYIFRGALDCGATTINEAMKLACVREIAALAKEETSDEVAAAYAGQELQFGPEYIIPKPFDVRLILRIAPAVAKAAADSGVAARPIADLEAYRESLTRYVYQTGMFMRPVFAAAKRAPARVVYAEGEDERVLRAVQVVLAEGLAKPILVGRPNVIQMRIERAGLRLKAGVDFEVVDPEDDPRFRACWEEYHRVMGREGVSVEAAKAAVRRSTTLISALLLKRGDADAMLCGLHGRYDSHFEHVKAVIGARPCTRVMGTMNALMLEEHNLFITDTFINEEPSAEELAEIARMAAEEVRRFGVPPKVAFLSHSVFGSSNRASARRMRLARDLFVARCPEIECDGEMHGDAALSEKIRRQVLPETTLTGSANVLVLPNIDAANILFNVLKVTSGHGVTIGPILLGAAAPVHVLTPSATMRRVVNMTALAVADAAALRRS
- a CDS encoding DUF494 family protein codes for the protein MFDVLVYLYENYWRPDACPDHDQLSKKLSAVGFESEEIADALTWLDGLAGAAESHIGTQSELSLRVYSPSEQDHLGLASIAFISFLESAGVLPPAMREIAVDRAMALGGGPVALEDLKIIVLMVFWSLGEEPDALILDELFVDAEDRLIH